In Erigeron canadensis isolate Cc75 chromosome 7, C_canadensis_v1, whole genome shotgun sequence, one DNA window encodes the following:
- the LOC122609405 gene encoding receptor-like protein kinase HERK 1 yields the protein MSSIKEFQHLKIPLQDLIAATNNFGDTNFIARGGFGKVYRGELVRSDGLTMVAVKRLDSALGQGAPEFWKEVMLLSRYKHENLVSLLGFCDEGGENILVYEYLANKSLDLYLSGHDLSWIQRLRICIGAAHGLQFLHHPAEGSQERVLHCDIKSANILLDQNWKPKISDFGLSKFGPANQQYSYLFSNAVGTMGYCDPLYIETGFLTKESDIYSFGVVLFEVLCGRHCVQNYEDIRRFLARFARKCYEEKKLDAIIHTSLIEEISPHCLERFSTIAYQCLQTDRSERPSIATIVKELEIALQYQVEYDFEKEKKLKQHVVIDFDSDKYWETKLPRDLEVIVKMFKIPHAIYAVKKELFAYLQKGLLYDEGNKFFWINDYGKKCVLLSARIFLNCDLTTWIFQRDLRYILYVIVCSFPPRRALSSQEKRMFIY from the exons ATGTCAAGCATAAAAGAGTTTCAACATCTCAAAATTCCACTCCAGGACTTAATAGCGGCCACCAATAACTTTGGAGACACCAACTTTATCGCTCGAGGAGGGTTTGGGAAAGTTTATAGAGGAGAACTTGTCCGGTCCGACGGGCTCACCATGGTCGCTGTAAAACGCTTAGATAGTGCATTGGGGCAAGGAGCCCCAGAATTTTGGAAAGAAGTCATGTTACTCAGTCGGTACAAACATGAAAATCTTGTTTCACTTCTAGGCTTTTGTGACGAGGGTGGTGAAAATATCCTTGTGTACGAGTATTTAGCTAACAAAAGTCTCGACTTGTACTTGAGTGGCCATGATCTCTCTTGGATTCAACGTCTTCGTATCTGCATCGGGGCTGCACATGGACTACAATTCCTTCATCATCCTGCAGAGGGGAGTCAAGAAAGAGTTCTACACTGCGATATCAAAAGTGCAAATATTCTACTAGACCAAAACTGGAAACCAAAGATTTCAGATTTTGGTCTTTCCAAATTTGGACCTGCTAACCAACAATATAGTTATCTTTTCTCGAACGCTGTAGGAACAATGGGGTATTGTGATCCATTGTATATTGAGACTGGCTTCTTGACTAAAGAATCTGACATATATTCGTTTGGTGTGGTTTTGTTCGAGGTTCTTTGTGGAAGACATTGTGTGCAAAATTATGAGGATATTCGTAGATTTTTGGCTAGATTTGCACGAAAGTGCTATGAAGAAAAGAAACTAGACGCTATCATTCATACTAGTCTAATAGAAGAAATTTCACCACATTGTTTGGAAAGGTTTTCAACAATTGCGTATCAATGTTTGCAGACAGATCGCAGTGAACGCCCTTCCATTGCAACAATAGTGAAAGAACTGGAAATTGCATTGCAATATCAA GTGGAATATGATTTTGAGAAGGAAAAGAAGTTGAAGCAACATGTAGTGATAGACTTTGACTCTGACAAATATTGGGAGACAAAGCTTCCAAGAGACTTAGAGGTAATAGTCAAGATGTTCAAGATTCCACATGCCATCTATGCTGTAAAGAAGGAATTGTTTGCATATCTTCAAAAGGGACTTCTTTATGATGAAGGCAACAAG TTCTTTTGGATAAACGATTATGGGAAGAAATGTGTATTGCTATCAGCAAGAATTTTTCTGAATTGCGATTTGACAACATGGATATTCCAACGTGATTTGAGGTATATTTTGTATGTGATTGTATGTTCTTTTCCTCCGAGACGAGCACTCTCCTCTCAAGAAAAAAGGATGTTTATATACTGA
- the LOC122608582 gene encoding uncharacterized protein LOC122608582 isoform X1, which produces MLSLGTMYAACLVFKYRGKSRIYQVQSEIMTIKWKMDELSVHSTHCAEKISDNWYKIEMWNFINHGPNADFDIVLEKLSYLRDPMKTDLLIQGIEFQPIEMDEDTEEFRSLPMTYEEDIDTDIDANDIYWEKKLPDDHQHFIQMSDKPLDYTTKKELYLRFCEGFLCANGRLLLSFCKSTRGICAMLQPTEASGDLLESDLRHVQVEEPLKVRYCSIVNFSLHPHIFSSQHIYECHLVFKFEETPTQIEDTVMFDAECMLDGFSQGRIYAYMSFSSMNIPIIKPKNDYGWHESSNIPANRGHRMLKAHSKQLVYSRVGERKDGWMEVMLYKSRCHLQDHMLLQVKVRSINTQTFFVKGIEFRPCNL; this is translated from the exons ATGTTATCACTTGGTACCATGTATGCAGCTTGTTTGGTGTTCAAATATCGTGGAAAATCAAGGATATACCAAGTACAATCTGAGATTATGACAATTAAATGGAAGATGGATGAGTTGAGTGTACACTCTACGCATTGTGCAGAGAAAATATCTGACAACTGGTATAAGATAGAAATGTGGAACTTCATTAATCATGGGCCGAATGCTGATTTTGATATTGTGCTGGAGAAACTTTCATATCTTCGCGATCCAATGAAAACTGATCTCTTGATTCAAGGAATTGAATTTCAACCCATAGAGATG GATGAAGATACTGAAGAATTTAGAAGTCTTCCTATGACATATGAAGaggatatagatacagatatagacGCTAATGATATTTACTGGGAGAAAAAGTTGCCAGATGACCATCAACATTTTATTCAAATGTCTGACAAGCCTTTGGACTACACCACAAAAAAGGAACTCTACCTCCGTTTTTGTGAAGGTTTCCTATGCGCTAATGGCCGATTG TTATTATCGTTCTGCAAATCAACACGGGGAATATGTGCTATGCTACAACCCACAGAAGCCTCCGGTGATCTCCTTGAATCCGATTTGAG ACATGTTCAGGTGGAGGAACCTTTAAAAGTTCGCTACTGCAGTATCGTGAACTTTAGTCTTCATCCGCACATTTTTTCATCTCAGCACATCTATGAATGCCATCTTGTGTTCAAATTTGAAGAAACTCCAACTCAAATAGAGGATACTGTTATGTTTGATGCAGAGTGCATGCTGGATGGTTTTTCTCAAGGTAgaatatatgcatatatgagTTTCTCTTCAATGAATATACCGATCATCAAACCAAAGAATGATTATGGATGGCACGAGTCATCAAATATACCAGCAAATCGAGGACACAGGATGCTAAAAGCTCACAGCAAGCAGCTTGTATATAGTAGAGTTGGGGAAAGGAAGGATGGTTGGATGGAGGTCATGTTGTATAAATCACGATGCCACTTGCAGGATCATATGTTACTACAGGTAAAAGTACGAAGTATCAACACCCAGACATTTTTTGTAAAGGGCATTGAGTTTAGACCATGTAATCTTTGA
- the LOC122608582 gene encoding uncharacterized protein LOC122608582 isoform X2, whose product MLSLGTMYAACLVFKYRGKSRIYQVQSEIMTIKWKMDELSVHSTHCAEKISDNWYKIEMWNFINHGPNADFDIVLEKLSYLRDPMKTDLLIQGIEFQPIEMDEDTEEFRSLPMTYEEDIDTDIDANDIYWEKKLPDDHQHFIQMSDKPLDYTTKKELYLRFCEGFLCANGRLLLSFCKSTRGICAMLQPTEASGDLLESDLRWRNL is encoded by the exons ATGTTATCACTTGGTACCATGTATGCAGCTTGTTTGGTGTTCAAATATCGTGGAAAATCAAGGATATACCAAGTACAATCTGAGATTATGACAATTAAATGGAAGATGGATGAGTTGAGTGTACACTCTACGCATTGTGCAGAGAAAATATCTGACAACTGGTATAAGATAGAAATGTGGAACTTCATTAATCATGGGCCGAATGCTGATTTTGATATTGTGCTGGAGAAACTTTCATATCTTCGCGATCCAATGAAAACTGATCTCTTGATTCAAGGAATTGAATTTCAACCCATAGAGATG GATGAAGATACTGAAGAATTTAGAAGTCTTCCTATGACATATGAAGaggatatagatacagatatagacGCTAATGATATTTACTGGGAGAAAAAGTTGCCAGATGACCATCAACATTTTATTCAAATGTCTGACAAGCCTTTGGACTACACCACAAAAAAGGAACTCTACCTCCGTTTTTGTGAAGGTTTCCTATGCGCTAATGGCCGATTG TTATTATCGTTCTGCAAATCAACACGGGGAATATGTGCTATGCTACAACCCACAGAAGCCTCCGGTGATCTCCTTGAATCCGATTTGAG GTGGAGGAACCTTTAA
- the LOC122608582 gene encoding uncharacterized protein LOC122608582 isoform X3, with protein MLSLGTMYAACLVFKYRGKSRIYQVQSEIMTIKWKMDELSVHSTHCAEKISDNWYKIEMWNFINHGPNADFDIVLEKLSYLRDPMKTDLLIQGIEFQPIEMDEDTEEFRSLPMTYEEDIDTDIDANDIYWEKKLPDDHQHFIQMSDKPLDYTTKKELYLRFCEGFLCANGRLLLSFCKSTRGICAMLQPTEASDMFRWRNL; from the exons ATGTTATCACTTGGTACCATGTATGCAGCTTGTTTGGTGTTCAAATATCGTGGAAAATCAAGGATATACCAAGTACAATCTGAGATTATGACAATTAAATGGAAGATGGATGAGTTGAGTGTACACTCTACGCATTGTGCAGAGAAAATATCTGACAACTGGTATAAGATAGAAATGTGGAACTTCATTAATCATGGGCCGAATGCTGATTTTGATATTGTGCTGGAGAAACTTTCATATCTTCGCGATCCAATGAAAACTGATCTCTTGATTCAAGGAATTGAATTTCAACCCATAGAGATG GATGAAGATACTGAAGAATTTAGAAGTCTTCCTATGACATATGAAGaggatatagatacagatatagacGCTAATGATATTTACTGGGAGAAAAAGTTGCCAGATGACCATCAACATTTTATTCAAATGTCTGACAAGCCTTTGGACTACACCACAAAAAAGGAACTCTACCTCCGTTTTTGTGAAGGTTTCCTATGCGCTAATGGCCGATTG TTATTATCGTTCTGCAAATCAACACGGGGAATATGTGCTATGCTACAACCCACAGAAGCCTCCG ACATGTTCAGGTGGAGGAACCTTTAA
- the LOC122609404 gene encoding F-box/kelch-repeat protein At3g06240-like, whose translation MQEATLPKEYASLFDFDVVLDVVGCCNGFVLLSGFSYCKHRRLNVLNHRLIVLNPTTKDFLELPSPNCCFDDPKGDQIRHFKEYYLYGFSYDSFTDDYKVVTIFSNKRFLPIVHVYSLRSNTWKHVIEFPYKPFQTTKMSSSSAFTSGNIHRLAKNRCGYYVPTIVAFSVADETFSEVPPPYHGDVLVSGHCKLVDVGGKLGLFEEVDGKVWLMNEYGVKKSWTTISLHGLHKNPICNEPAFLHTHQDGNIILVVRRNLIMIYNVEDKGRCKYCKATYPLGKDLTAKAICVESLVSPINYGLTD comes from the coding sequence ATGCAAGAAGCAACGCTTCCAAAGGAATATGCTTCgctttttgattttgatgtagtTTTGGATGTCGTAGGATGTTGCAACGGCTTTGTTTTGTTATCTGGATTTTCCTATTGCAAGCACCGCCGCCTCAATGTTTTAAACCATCGCCTCATTGTTCTAAATCCAACTACTAAGGATTTTTTGGAATTACCATCTCCCAATTGCTGTTTTGATGATCCGAAAGGTGATCAGATTCGTCACTTTAAAGAATACTACTTGTATGGATTCAGTTATGATTCCTTTACGGATGATTACAAGGTTGTTACCATCTTTTCCAATAAGCGCTTTTTGCCTATTGTGCATGTTTATAGTCTTAGAAGTAATACTTGGAAGCATGTGATTGAATTTCCTTATAAACCTTTTCAAACTACGAAAATGAGTTCGTCAAGTGCTTTTACTAGTGGGAATATTCATCGGTTAGCTAAGAATCGTTGTGGTTATTATGTACCAACAATTGTTGCTTTTAGTGTAGCAGATGAGACTTTTAGTGAAGTGCCACCACCCTATCATGGTGACGTCTTGGTTTCTGGTCACTGCAAACTAGTTGATGTTGGTGGAAAGCTTGGTTTATTCGAGGAAGTGGACGGTAAGGTTTGGTTGATGAATGAGTATGGGGTAAAAAAATCTTGGACTACGATTTCTCTCCATGGACTCCATAAAAATCCAATATGTAATGAACCAGCTTTTCTTCACACTCATCAGGATGGCAACATTATTCTGGTTGTACGCCGCAATCTTATAATGATATACAACGTTGAAGATAAAGGTCGTTGTAAATATTGTAAAGCTACTTATCCGTTAGGGAAGGACTTGACTGCAAAAGCCATATGTGTCGAAAGCCTAGTCTCACCTATAAATTATGGGTTAACCGATTAG